The genomic window GAGCCGAGGAACTCCTGCTGAGGCAGAGCTGTTTCATTCCGGTTTACCAGATGGTCTTCAGAGCATTTGAGATTGACAACGAGGTCAATCTGAGCGATTTGATCAAGAGTTTCCTGCAAAACATTCAGAACAACTTGAAGAATCACTAAAACACAATTCAATTGAGGATCTCTATTAAATGTTAGTATGTAATAAGAGCTTcccacattaaaaaaaaaaaagactgttgtaagtaaatatatatgaaaagaaactAACGGCTTGAAAACGAGTGCGAGGAATGCCATGAAGAATGAAACCAGTTTCCCCTCTTGCATAGCCTTCTTCGAGCCTCTTTGATAGCAACGCAAACACAACACTCTTTGGAACCAGCTTTCGTTCATTTACAGCACTTGCAATCTATACCACcagaaattttgattagttCAACAACCATAAACCGGAACAAATGTTATGTTCTCTCTTTACAAGTTCCTTTCATTACCTATTAGGCTAAGTTATGTGGATTAGTCAACAACATTAAATGAATCATTAAAGCACACTTGGAATCAAACTCTATAAACAGCAAGAATTCCCATTAGGTGATCATAATCTAGACAACTAACTCTAATCAAACATCTTATGAATCAAAATAATCAACACTAACAACTAAGAACATAAAAAGGTAATGtatttaaacattttcaaagaTGGCTTTTCTAAGGAGAAGGTCTTAGGGAATCAATGCAAATTTAGAGAGAAGACAAGAGTAGCACCTCCTTGTAGAGAGAAGATCTAGGGTTGAGTTCTTGACGGACAAGGGACCCCATGGAAATGTGAGGAACTTCAAGCAGTTTGGAGAGCCTCTCGGCGAAGACGTGCCTCCATGCTCCAGGGGCTCCCATAAGCACCCACTGCACTCCTCTATCCGGCCCCGATCCATCCAACCCAAGCCTCGGTTCCGCGAGGCGGCGATCATCTCCGTACAAGTACTCGTCATCGGAGTCGTAGTCAAACTCCAACGCGGCCGCTGATCCAAAAGATCGACGAATCGCTGCGAGCCTTGTCACCGGCGAAACTCCTCTCACGCGGCTAAGCCAGGCCATGGTGAAGGCGTGGCGGCGGAttcagagagaaagagagaaagagaatagccacagaaagagagagagcttaaAGAGAGGGGTTTGAACGGAGACGGAGGGCCGAGGTTTATGGGACAGCTGacactctctcttttctttctttcttttttaattgattgCCACTCCTTTACTCACGAATCCACGAAATTGCCACTGCCCACATGTCCGCTTCCTATTTGTCGCTCAGATAATTATTTGAGTGAGAATTGAATGGACAACACTGAAACACGTTTAATAAGGCCCAAACGTCTCTTAGCCCAGACTTGGCCCACCTAATTATATTCAACGACCGAAATTGTCAACCATTGTTAACCAcccaaagaaataaataaaaagtaaagatACTTATTCACATGAAGCCTGACAAGTTTCTTTTTATAGAAGACTAGTCAACGTCAACGGAAACTTCGTCgtcatataatattttagtaaCGAAATAACGATGAACTTTACTTGTTGTTcataataaaaacagaaatagaAACTTGTCAACATAGAAGCCGCGGGAACAAAgcgtttcttcttttgtacgTAGCGCCGTAAACAAATCAACAAGTCCACAATCCGCATGTGTTAAAAGTACGGTCTTATATTTCAACGTTTTTCAAACGtctctccttcatcttctatatattttgCCAAACTGAACAAGTAATAGTCTTCAAACTATAATCATTTTCTCCTATCTCTCGCTCaagtcttcttcatcgatCTTCTATGAAGAGTGAGAACGTTAACAAACGTGATGAGTATCAACGAGTCTTTAGCTGCTTTGACAAGAGCCACCAAGGCAAGGTATCTGTTTCTACAATCGAAAGATGCGTCGACGCTATTAAGTCTGGCAAACGTGCAGTAGTTGATCAAGAAGATACTACAAATCCAAATCCAGAGGAGTCGACTGATGATAAATCGTTGGAGCTCGAGGACTTCGTGAAGTTGgtggaagaaggagaggaGGCAGACAAGGAGAAGGATTTGAAGGAAGCTTTCAAGTTGTATGAAGAGAGTGAAGGCATCACACCAAAAAGTTTGAAGAGGATGCTTAGTTTGTTGGGTGAGTCCAAAAGTCTCAAGGACTGCGAGGTTATGATTTCCCAATTCGATATTAATAGGGATGGAATTATCAACTTTGATGAGTTTAGGGCCATGATGCAATAACATATTCATTAGTTacaaatatcatttttaatcTATTATACTACTCTTCTTTACCAAAGGCTTGTATGAACTCTCTGAAATTAAGGTACTCTCTCTATCTATTACtgcctcatcttcttcatcttcatcgtcatcCACCAATCTTGAAACCCTCTCTGCAATCTCAACCGCGCTCGGCCTTGACTCGGCTTCTTCTGCAGTACAATCTCTTGCAATACTTGCGATTTCAAACGCAGAATCAACCGAATAGCTCTCTCCCAATGTGCTGTCCATCACTTCCCTCAGCTTTTCCTTGTCCCCGAGAAGCCTTCTTAATCTACTCCATTCGGAAACAAAAGTTTCTTGTGTCCCAAGGGATGTTGTCTCTACTTCTTGCAATCCAAGCAACATATCTGGGGTTTGTCCAGACAAAACCTCCATTACGATTATCCCGTAAGCAAATATGTCAGAAGCTGGAGACAGTGAACTCTCTATAAGGTTCTCTTCTGTGGCTAATTCATTGGTTACGCACTTTGACATCCCAAAGTTTCCGACTTTACCTCTGAGATCTTCGTTCAAGAAGATGTTTCTGCTCTTGATGTTGCCGTGGACGTAGTTGATCCGATGCATATACTTTAACGCGATGGCGACATCGTGACATATCTTGATCCTCTGTTTCCATGCCAAGAAACAGTAACAAGACTCGATGAATTGATTCTTGATGGCCAATTTGTTCTGAATCCAATCCCACAGGGACCCATTCCTTGCATACTCGAAAACCAGATAAGAATCTTGATCGATTTCTCTAAAACATGTtccaagaaccctaatcacatTGTGGTTATAGTAGTGTGACTGATCATTGAGAAGCCCGAAATCGAATCTTTTCATTTCATCTGCATTGACTTGCTTTATAGCCAAGTCTTTGCCTTTGAGCGAACCGAAATAAACCGAACCTTTGATGTGATTGCTTGAACTGAAATTCTCCGTGGCCTTCTCTAACTCTTCAAACGCGTAAATCTCCAGAACGGGTTTTCGGGGCGTTGTGGTGCCGACGGTGTTGTGAGAATCCAAGATGGAACCGTCCTGCGACCCTTCAAACGAGATTTTCTTGTCACTCGTGGTTCGGATGCTCAGACTCAGCTGCCGCGTCTCGGGGTCTTTGTTGCTAATCCACttttgcgtttgcgtttgaATCTGCGTCTCTTTCTTCCAGTGTAAGTAACCAAACACCATGAGAGTGACAAGACCGCAAACTCCAGCAATCGCGCTGCTCACAGCGATCATGAGCTTCATCTTTGACCGTTTCTTCTTGGATGGATTTCTTTTCCGGGATCCTTGTTTCTCTGGTTTGTGATCAAGAGGGATGAGAGCAGGCTTGAGTGGAACCACACCAGATTTGTTGTTTGCAGAGACAATGGCATCCTCTGTTGTGTTAAACCTAACCGCCAGGCTTGAAACGCTGTCGCGGACGCCCACCGGATACGTAACGAGAAAACTAGCGTTTGAAACGCCTTCTTGTGGACAAGAGCACCTGATCGCCAAACGCAGTTTAATGTTGTCGCCAAGCTTGTCTTCGGAAATATGtggattcttctctctgaTAGATCTGCAGTGAATATAGCAGTACTGAAtcgataaacaaaaacaaatttcagtCATAGACAACTTAATTGGAAAAAGTGTTTGGCTCTCACAGGCAGGTGGTCAAGCCTTGCAGAGACTGAGAGACAGAGCGAAAGGTGTCTCCTTTAACGCAATTTTTAATGAGACTGGCCTCGTAGATGCTTCCATTACACCTGCACTCTATTGGGATCAAGAGTAACTGACCTTTCGGAACATACTCGTCGTCTGCGTCGAGACCAAGATGGCGACTCAGGTCCGAGAGGGAATAGAAGGGAGGTTTGGCTCTGAGAATGGCGAAAGTGTGGCACTTTTGGAGGTTTGAGTGGCAAACGTAACCGAAGGAGgaggcttcttcttcttcttcgacagGGTCACAGCTGTGTGAAGTTGAAGttggagagagagatgataagGAGATGAAGAGCAAGATCACTACAAGACTTGTCATGTACTGCTTACTAACTGAAACAGCCATGTCTGACTTCTAGAGCTCCTCCATTACAATCTATtgcatgtatttatatatattggcAAACATGAGGAATCATGgattgaaaagttttttttaatcattttattgaataaaatataaggTATGATTTCCCCTTCTCTTCTTAAAAATGTCTTATGTTAATTGTTAGGTAAAGTAAACATGTATTAAACACACACATGACTGccactttttttgtttggggaTAAAGAAAGTTCAAGGCCTTGTACCATAATCTCTCTTAGTTTGGgaataaaaaattgataatatttgtCTACACGTAAACCATCCTTTTTCCAACGTATATTCGAACTTGGGAACAAAGACTCAACATTCCCCATTATATTTAAACAGTAGATTAGATGGTTAAATTACCATAAACCATACTATtgttaatgatatatattttttttttaaaaaggaaaaaaagggGTCATCGGAGCCGTGGAGGTTTGTCGACAAGAGGGGGTGGCTATGAATCCCGAAGTAAGactataattaaattataaaggACTTCTTCTTGTGCTTGGGACCTGTTCTTCGTAAACTGAACAACATTGACAAAGTGCAAAGTCCAAGCTAAGTGAATCGAAAATGGTACAAACTCACTTTGTCCTAAGAAGATTGTATTGTTTCGGAACAAGTTTTAGGCCGAGTTAGGACccactttttagtttttgttgtggTATCATCTTGGAGTCATGGCCTATgtatctttctctttatcataAACGATTTGTATCGGGTCTCAACAGCATGTGCTATAGTTTATTTGAGTACGGAGATCTAGACTCTCAGAATTGACTCACACCtaaattttactaatttatatcTACAGTAGCTTGCTAAAGTAATAACCACAAGTCCAAAACGTATCCATTTTATCCTAGTCTAGTAATATTGGTTGAGAGACCTGATAAGTGAACATTGTAGTTGATACCAATTTGGACTTTTGACATAATGACAACATACTTTGGTAATTATCGTCTTCGGCCAAgatcattttaaaattgaatcaaCGTTTTAGGAAACGTGATAAGTATACTTGAAAGGCTGGCTTTAAGcgaacaaatccaaaaaaaataccaaaaacttAAGATCCAATGGCTCGGTCAtgtaaaaatccaaaacatagTGTGTGGAGAATGATTTGGGAATTTGATAGTAGgggaaaaacagaaaaacattatcaagaaactgaaaagaCATGCCATACAAAGCAACGACAAGGTGCTAAAAGGCTAAGTACTCTTAGGTCCATCTTGCAATAAATACCTATGTTGACCccgaaaataaaaacaagggAATCTTAAGAGAGGTAACTACAAAATTACTACTTAACACTGGAATGTTCATGTTGTATACTTGTATTCATAATTATAACCATTCCAAAATGACTGAACCTAATACGTTtattaaattactaattatacATTGCACACTACTCTTGGTACCCAACTCCTATGAAATAATCTGTGTGGTGAGGGAATTAATAACTCAAAATGACGTTATACAGTTCTTGGAACCAAGACTAAGTATCACGATTCACGAgatgattttaaaacataaaggACCAGCTTTTTAACCTTGAGAGAAACGAAGAGGTACCATCTTCCGATGAGAATACAACGCCGTCTCAGCACCACCGCCACCACGTGCAGCTTcttttgaaaggaaaaaaaaaacaaaaactattaacaaaaagaagactTGTAAAAAGCTTTTTTGGATGTATAATATACCTATTCTCATCTTACATTTAGAAAATGGGTACTCACTCAAGTGGTGGGTTGGGCTTTCTCAACACTGGTCCTCAGAAGGGAGATGACATCTCCTGGCTCCGGAGCTCCAAACACTGAACTTCCAGCAAC from Arabidopsis thaliana chromosome 3, partial sequence includes these protein-coding regions:
- a CDS encoding P-loop containing nucleoside triphosphate hydrolases superfamily protein (P-loop containing nucleoside triphosphate hydrolases superfamily protein; FUNCTIONS IN: nucleobase, nucleoside, nucleotide kinase activity, nucleotide kinase activity, ATP binding; INVOLVED IN: nucleobase, nucleoside, nucleotide and nucleic acid metabolic process, anaerobic respiration, nucleotide metabolic process; LOCATED IN: mitochondrion; EXPRESSED IN: 22 plant structures; EXPRESSED DURING: 15 growth stages; CONTAINS InterPro DOMAIN/s: Adenylate kinase (InterPro:IPR000850); BEST Arabidopsis thaliana protein match is: adenosine kinase (TAIR:AT2G37250.1); Has 9469 Blast hits to 9393 proteins in 2915 species: Archae - 95; Bacteria - 5951; Metazoa - 891; Fungi - 419; Plants - 430; Viruses - 0; Other Eukaryotes - 1683 (source: NCBI BLink).); translated protein: MAWLSRVRGVSPVTRLAAIRRSFGSAAALEFDYDSDDEYLYGDDRRLAEPRLGLDGSGPDRGVQWVLMGAPGAWRHVFAERLSKLLEVPHISMGSLVRQELNPRSSLYKEIASAVNERKLVPKSVVFALLSKRLEEGYARGETGFILHGIPRTRFQAETLDQIAQIDLVVNLKCSEDHLVNRNETALPQQEFLGSMLHSPVAINARRESVGVYAQEVEEYYRKQRKLLDFHVGGATSADTWQGLLAALHLKQVNLTTSQKLTL
- a CDS encoding Calcium-binding EF-hand family protein (Calcium-binding EF-hand family protein; FUNCTIONS IN: calcium ion binding; INVOLVED IN: biological_process unknown; LOCATED IN: cellular_component unknown; EXPRESSED IN: 18 plant structures; EXPRESSED DURING: 9 growth stages; CONTAINS InterPro DOMAIN/s: EF-Hand 1, calcium-binding site (InterPro:IPR018247), EF-HAND 2 (InterPro:IPR018249), EF-hand-like domain (InterPro:IPR011992), Calcium-binding EF-hand (InterPro:IPR002048), EF-hand (InterPro:IPR018248); BEST Arabidopsis thaliana protein match is: calmodulin-like 38 (TAIR:AT1G76650.3); Has 5650 Blast hits to 5606 proteins in 833 species: Archae - 0; Bacteria - 6; Metazoa - 2238; Fungi - 938; Plants - 1778; Viruses - 0; Other Eukaryotes - 690 (source: NCBI BLink).) → MKSENVNKRDEYQRVFSCFDKSHQGKVSVSTIERCVDAIKSGKRAVVDQEDTTNPNPEESTDDKSLELEDFVKLVEEGEEADKEKDLKEAFKLYEESEGITPKSLKRMLSLLGESKSLKDCEVMISQFDINRDGIINFDEFRAMMQ
- the LYK2 gene encoding Protein kinase superfamily protein (Protein kinase superfamily protein; FUNCTIONS IN: protein kinase activity, kinase activity, ATP binding; INVOLVED IN: protein amino acid phosphorylation; LOCATED IN: endomembrane system; EXPRESSED IN: 12 plant structures; EXPRESSED DURING: 4 anthesis, C globular stage, petal differentiation and expansion stage; CONTAINS InterPro DOMAIN/s: Protein kinase, catalytic domain (InterPro:IPR000719), Serine-threonine/tyrosine-protein kinase (InterPro:IPR001245), Protein kinase-like domain (InterPro:IPR011009); BEST Arabidopsis thaliana protein match is: Protein kinase superfamily protein (TAIR:AT2G33580.1); Has 52720 Blast hits to 52395 proteins in 2921 species: Archae - 39; Bacteria - 3156; Metazoa - 18439; Fungi - 2605; Plants - 22696; Viruses - 193; Other Eukaryotes - 5592 (source: NCBI BLink).), which encodes MAVSVSKQYMTSLVVILLFISLSSLSPTSTSHSCDPVEEEEEASSFGYVCHSNLQKCHTFAILRAKPPFYSLSDLSRHLGLDADDEYVPKGQLLLIPIECRCNGSIYEASLIKNCVKGDTFRSVSQSLQGLTTCLSIREKNPHISEDKLGDNIKLRLAIRCSCPQEGVSNASFLVTYPVGVRDSVSSLAVRFNTTEDAIVSANNKSGVVPLKPALIPLDHKPEKQGSRKRNPSKKKRSKMKLMIAVSSAIAGVCGLVTLMVFGYLHWKKETQIQTQTQKWISNKDPETRQLSLSIRTTSDKKISFEGSQDGSILDSHNTVGTTTPRKPVLEIYAFEELEKATENFSSSNHIKGSVYFGSLKGKDLAIKQVNADEMKRFDFGLLNDQSHYYNHNVIRVLGTCFREIDQDSYLVFEYARNGSLWDWIQNKLAIKNQFIESCYCFLAWKQRIKICHDVAIALKYMHRINYVHGNIKSRNIFLNEDLRGKVGNFGMSKCVTNELATEENLIESSLSPASDIFAYGIIVMEVLSGQTPDMLLGLQEVETTSLGTQETFVSEWSRLRRLLGDKEKLREVMDSTLGESYSVDSAFEIASIARDCTAEEAESRPSAVEIAERVSRLVDDDEDEEDEAVIDRESTLISESSYKPLVKKSSIID
- a CDS encoding Calcium-binding EF-hand family protein (Calcium-binding EF-hand family protein; FUNCTIONS IN: calcium ion binding; INVOLVED IN: biological_process unknown; LOCATED IN: cellular_component unknown; EXPRESSED IN: 18 plant structures; EXPRESSED DURING: 9 growth stages; CONTAINS InterPro DOMAIN/s: EF-hand-like domain (InterPro:IPR011992); BEST Arabidopsis thaliana protein match is: calmodulin like 37 (TAIR:AT5G42380.1); Has 35333 Blast hits to 34131 proteins in 2444 species: Archae - 798; Bacteria - 22429; Metazoa - 974; Fungi - 991; Plants - 531; Viruses - 0; Other Eukaryotes - 9610 (source: NCBI BLink).) codes for the protein MKSENVNKRDEYQRVFSCFDKSHQGKVSVSTIERCVDAIKSGKRAVVDQEDTTNPNPEESTDDKSLELEDFVKLVEEGEEADKEKDLKEAFKLYEESEGITPKSLKRMLSLLGKKGVIGAVEVCRQEGVAMNPEVRL